From the Lepidochelys kempii isolate rLepKem1 chromosome 2, rLepKem1.hap2, whole genome shotgun sequence genome, one window contains:
- the LOC140905748 gene encoding general transcription factor II-I repeat domain-containing protein 2-like, whose amino-acid sequence MRRHYDTMHCEKYDAFTGKIREEKVRLLKAAFAKQRNFFLEINKSSEDSVRASFVISKTIAKSSQPFTEGLFVKECLVKASKILCPDRKKVFEGISLSANTVACRIMDLADNVQKQLIQMAKDFEAFSITLDESTDVSNTAQCAVFIRGVDCNLNVTEELLDLMPLKGPTTGHDIFQGLEECIERAVLPWNKLISWATASAPSMCSENVGVVGCLKTKLNSLNIPGISFTSIHCILHQAALCGVTDHLNTLNEKLQGRKQVITQMYDSVKSFKVKLTLWGKQLIAGNLVHFSTLNSLGKVEPKSLKEYADIISNVHKQFDVQFKDFKAFESHFQLFSTPFAVEIVNVAEEMQMELVELQCETILKQKYTEVGIPEFYRFLSQERFPMLFSASARINKSVLRSRLTDKPLQATLRSVSSQDIKPNIDALVDAKRCQLSGQK is encoded by the exons ATGCGTCGGCACTATGACACAATGCACTGTGAAAAATATgatgcattcactggaaaaaTCCGAGAGGAAAAAGTTCGGCTACTTAAAGCAGCATTTGCCAAGCAAAGAAATTTCTTTTTGGAGATTAACAAGTCTAGCGAAGATTCAGTAAGAGCAAGTTTTGTGATAAGCAAAACGATAGCTAAATCATCGCAACCTTTTACAGAAGGCCTATTCGTAAAAGAATGTCTTGTGAAGGCCAGCAAAATTTTATGTCCTGATAGGAAGAAAGTTTTTGAAGGCATAAGCTTGTCTGCCAATACAGTTGCCTGCAGGATAATGGATTTAGCAGATAACGTGCAAAAACAATTGATTCAAATGGCAAAAGACTTCGAAGCATTTTCAATTACTCTTGATGAGAGTACAGATGTATCAAATACCGCACAGTGTGCAGTGTTCATTAGAGGTGTGGATTGCAATTTGAATGTAACTGAAGAATTGCTAGACTTAATGCCACTGAAGGGTCCCACAACAGGACATGACATATTTCAAGGACTGGAAGAGTGCATTGAAAGAGCTGTGCTGCCATGGAACAAACTCATATCTTGGGCTACGGCCAGTGCGCCATCAATGTGCTCTGAAAATGTTGGTGTGGTTGGATGTCTGAAGACCAAACTGAACAGCCTCAATATACCAGGAATTAGCTTCACCAGTATACACTGCATTTTGCACCAAGCAGCCCTGTGTG GTGTCACTGATCACCTGAATACACTGAATGAGAAGCTTCAGGGTAGGAAACAGGTGATAACACAGATGTATGACAGTGTTAAGTCATTCAAAGTCAAGCTTACTTTGTGGgggaaacagctgattgctgGCAATTTGGTCCATTTCTCGACTCTGAATTCCTTAGGAAAAGTTGAACCCAAATCCTTGAAAGAATATGCAGATATCATTTCTAACGTACACAAACAGTTTGATGTGcagtttaaagatttcaaggcaTTTGAATCacattttcaacttttttccaCACCATTTGCTGTGGAAATTGTCAACGTTGCAGAGGAAATGCAAATGGAGTTAGTGGAGCTTCAGTGTGAGACCATTTTGAAGCAGAAGTATACAGAAGTTGGAATTCCAGAATTCTACCGGTTTCTTTCACAAGAAAGATTTCCCATGTTATTCTCTGCTTCCGCAAGG ATTAACAAATCTGTGCTAAGGTCAAGGCTCACTGATAAACCTTTGCAAGCAACACTGAGATCGGTTTCATCTCAGGATATCAAACCTAATATTGACGCTCTGGTTGATGCAAAACGCTGCCAGCTAAGTGGCCAAAAATGA